One segment of Salvelinus alpinus chromosome 1, SLU_Salpinus.1, whole genome shotgun sequence DNA contains the following:
- the LOC139577708 gene encoding KN motif and ankyrin repeat domain-containing protein 2-like encodes MAQVLHMDPSFPGGKLTPSAPPSLHGKEQEAPYSVETPYGYRLDLDFLKYVNDIEKGNTIKKVPGQRRPRYGSLPRGYGYTGSWWTSTESLCSNTSQDSRQSSFSYCAPGYHPHNSHSQRPSFSTARVEKTLLDARRKLEEEKEGAPRRFSSTLGSMHNSMAGSTTSLSSAHSYNRTHGGGTGSFTPMSSGLSTPVSPTPAHLQHVREQMAVALRKIRELEEQVKTIPVLQVKISVLQEEKRQLSVQLKSQKFLGHTLGFGRVGRPRGELYIDIPEEEVSSGAGATTRVAAEPLSPTTPTSPEGSRPQADSGCEIEDTVIVGGARPAGQREVRTIGVGPEEARGSQQVDVGIGVQEQDMGLVPETEALKSQVGQLEGQLKRTMQELQAAQQQVQAAQRERQAQAPQANHSVRATSLSWQEQQGRSLQTVVSFTQQPHHRAQRTVGIQVYTLEQPATVVGVGTLLRAEGCSSPSLPPGGTVLEGTHRGHAQALGPEDAAVELPIAISSKQVREVLRSELSTSVPVNNPAIAIDTIGNRMALLHLIEGETTQHTAINTVQSQEDPPAAGASPQTALRSIMKRKAEGEPGSPSTKKNLQFTGVNGGYESTSSDDSSSESSEESDASEYHETTEKLPEAPESAAGQHQQAAAVPVSSTRLEHATPLPATAVQPPACEPASERSTSQSATISIGLQHVATFSPALNTAVQQCASDSAPTETTYPSPANDCVRQGSIVQSSVPDPIPQECTSINTSTEPTTPEQCTVQSAATCSAPPKPPRCQPEATNPEVKQGVTQSSSTDVTVQLDAIKSQTTDLAPQHWATQSSATEQSTQQRRVQSSASTPAPGNAPSAAGAANQETRLEFSESLMASLHALQKALGEPNAFSQQAARTAYTMVLQEWLRVSCHKAADTAMVRAYMDTFSSVSPQLLKFVVNMADGNGNTALHYTVSHSNFPVVKLLLDTGLCNADKQNKAGYTAIMLTALAAFHSDSDLHTVLQLLRTGDVNAKASQAGQTALMLAVSHGRGDMVRALLSCGAQVNIRDDDGSTALMCACEHGHVDIVRQLLSVPGCDVTLTDNDGSSALSIALEASQNDIAVLLYAHLNFAKPPSPVSPKSPLLGSSPPSGETK; translated from the exons ATGGCTCAGGTGCTGCACATGGACCCCAGCTTCCCAGGAG GGAAGCTTACCCCGTCCGCTCCCCCCTCCCTGCACGGGAAGGAGCAGGAGGCGCCCTACTCTGTGGAGACCCCCTACGGCTACCGTCTCGACCTAGACTTCCTCAAGTATGTCAACGACATCGAGAAGGGAAACACCATCAAGAAGGTGCCCGGTCAGCGCCGGCCCCGCTACGGGTCTCTCCCCCGGGGGTACGGCTACACAGGCTCCTGGTGGACCTCCACAGAGTCCCTGTGCTCCAACACCAGCCAGGACAGCCGCCAATCATCCTTCTCCTACTGCGCCCCGGGCTACCACCCACACAACTCCCACTCCCAGAGGCCCAGCTTCAGCACGGCCCGGGTGGAGAAGACCCTGCTGGACGCCCGCaggaagttggaggaagagaaagaagggGCCCCCAGGAGGTTCTCCAGCACACTGGGTAGCATGCACAACAGCATGGCCGGATCCACCACCTCCCTGAGCAGCGCCCACAGCTACAACCGCACCCATGGAGGAGGAACGGGCTCCTTCACCCCCATGAGCTCCGGCCTGTCCACGCCCGTGTCGCCCACCCCGGCCCACCTGCAGCATGTGAGAGAGCAGATGGCGGTGGCTCTCAGGAAGATCCGGGAGCTGGAGGAGCAAGTGAAGACCATCCCCGTGCTCCAGGTGAAGATCTCTGTGCTGCAGGAGGAAAAGAGGCAGCTAAGCGTCCAGCTGAAGAGCCAGAAGTTTCTGGGACACACCCTTGGCTTCGGCAGAGTGGGCCGGCCCCGAGGGGAGCTCTACATCGACATCCCAGAGGAGGAGGTGAGCTCTGGAGCTGGAGCCACCACCAGGGTTGCAGCAGAGCCTCTGtcccccaccacccccaccagtCCTGAGGGCTCCAGGCCGCAGGCAGACTCAGGCTGTGAGATTGAGGACACGGTGATCGTGGGTGGAGCGCGGCCGGCTGGGCAGAGGGAAGTGCGTACCATTGGGGTGGGACCAGAGGAGGCGAGGGGCAGCCAGCAGGTGGATGTGGGCATTGGGGTGCAGGAGCAGGACATGGGGCTGGTGCCGGAGACAGAGGCCCTGAAGAGCCAGGTGGGCCAGCTGGAGGGCCAGCTGAAGAGGACGATGCAGGAGCTGCAGGCTGCCCAGCAGCAGGTGCAGGCAGctcagagggagaggcaggctCAGGCCCCCCAGGCAAACCACTCGGTCAGGGCCACCAGTCTGAGCTGGCAGGAGCAGCAGGGACGCAGCCTGCAAACGGTAGTCAGCTTTACCCAGCAGCCCCATCACCGGGCGCAGAGGACTGTGGGAATCCAGGTGTACACGCTGGAGCAACCAGCCACTGTGGTAGGGGTGGGCACGTTGCTCCGAGCAGAGGGGTGcagctccccctccctccctccaggtggTACAGTCCTGGAGGGAACCCACAGAGGACATGCACAGGCCCTGGGCCCAGAGG ATGCAGCTGTTGAGCTGCCCATCGCCATCTCCTCCAAACAGGTCCGAGAGGTCCTAAGAAGTGAGCTGTCCACCTCTGTGCCTGTCAATAATCCTGCCATCGCCATTGACACCATTGGTAATCGGATGGCTTTGCTGCATCTGATTGAAGGAGAGACAACCCAGCACACTGCCATTAACACCGTCCAGTCTCAAGAAGACCCACCAG CTGCAGGAGCCTCTCCCCAGACCGCCCTGAGGTCCATTATGAAACGTAAGGCAGAAGGAGAACCTGGCTCTCCATCCACCAAGAAGAACCTGCAGTTCACTGGAGTCAATGGAGG GTATGAGTCCACCTCCTCAGACGACAGTAGCAGTGAGAGTTCAGAGGAGAGTGATGCCAGTGAATATCATGAGACCACAGAGAAACTCCCAGAAGCACCAGAGTCTGCAGCGGGACAGCACCAGCAAGCAGCAGCAGTCCCAGTCTCCTCCACAAGGCTAGAGCATGCCACCCCGCTCCCAGCCACTGCCGTCCAACCACCAGCCTGCGAACCTGCCTCTGAGCGGAGCACCAGCCAATCAGCAACCATAAGCATAGGACTGCAGCATGTAGCCACCTTTTCACCAGCCTTGAACACTGCCGTGCAGCAATGTGCCTCTGACTCTGCCCCCACTGAGACTACCTACCCGTCTCCAGCCAATGACTGTGTCCGTCAGGGGAGTATTGTTCAATCATCGGTCCCAGACCCCATCCCTCAGGAGTGTACCTCCATAAATACTAGCACTGAACCCACTACACCTGAGCAGTGCACCGTCCAATCAGCTGCTACCTGTTCTGCACCCCCCAAGCCACCCAGATGCCAACCAGAAGCCACTAACCCGGAAGTAAAGCAGGGTGTCACCCAATCAAGTTCCACTGATGTCACCGTTCAGCTAGATGCCATCAAATCACAAACTACTGACCTCGCCCCTCAGCATTGGGCCACCCAATCGTCAGCTACTGAACAAAGCACCCAGCAGAGGAGAGTCCAATCATCAGCCTCGACACCAGCACCTGGAAACGCCCCAAGTGCTGCTGGAGCAGCCAATCAAGAAACCAG ACTGGAGTTCAGTGAGAGCCTGATGGCATCTCTCCATGCCCTGCAGAAAGCCCTGGGTGAACCAAATGCTTTCAGCCAGCAAGCAGCG AGGACAGCCTACACCATGGTGCTCCAGGAGTGGCTTCGTGTGTCCTGTCACAAGGCAGCTGACACTGCCATGGTCAGGGCCTATATGGATACCTTCTCCTCCGTCTCCCCACAGCTGCTGAAGTTTGTGGTCAATATGGCCGACGGCAACGGCAACACGGCCCTGCACTACACCGTCTCCCACTCCAACTTCCCTGTGGTCAAGCTGCTGCTGGACACTG GCCTGTGTAACGCTGACAAGCAGAACAAGGCCGGGTACACAGCCATCATGTTGACAGCTCTGGCTGCCTTCCACTCTGACAGTGACCTTCACACCGTCCTGCAGCTGCTGCGCACAGGGGATGTGAACGCCAAAGCCAGCCAG GCGGGTCAGACGGCGTTGATGCTGGCAGTGAGTCACGGGCGAGGGGACATGGTACGGGCGCTGCTCTCCTGCGGGGCACAGGTCAACATCCGCGACGATGACGGCTCCACGGCGCTCATGTGTGCCTGCGAGCATGGCCACGTCGACATCGTTCGTCAGCTGCTGTCTGTGCCAGGCTGTGATGTCACCCTCACTGATAAC gaTGGCAGTTCAGCCCTGTCCATAGCCCTGGAGGCCAGTCAGAATGACATCGCTGTGCTTCTCTACGCTCACCTCAACTTCGCCAAGCCTCCTTCCCCT GTATCACCAAAGTCTCCTCTTTTGGGATCCTCTCCCCCCTCTGGTGAAACAAAGTGA
- the LOC139539344 gene encoding hemoglobin embryonic subunit alpha-like gives MAPAVSCVIESARMSLTAKDKQIVTAFFGKVAGKAEDIGNEALSRTLVVYPQTKTYFSHWKDLSPGSAPVKKHGLTVMGGVLDAVTKIDDLAGGLLNLSELHAFTLRVDPANFKIINHNILVVLAMMFPDDFTPEVHVSVDKFLAKLALALSEKYR, from the exons ATGGCACCAGCAGTATCTTGTGTCATAGAATCCGCTAGAATGAGTCTCACAGCCAAGGACAAACAGATCGTGACAGCCTTTTTTGGAAAGGTGGCTGGCAAAGCAGAGGACATTGGAAATGAGGCTCTCTCTAG GACCCTGGTGGTGTACCCCCAGACCAAGACCTACTTCTCCCACTGGAAGGACCTGAGCCCCGGCTCTGCTCCCGTCAAGAAGCACGGTCTGACCGTCATGGGAGGCGTCCTAGATGCCGTGACCAAGATCGACGACCTGGCCGGTGGTCTTCTGAACCTCAGCGAGCTGCACGCCTTCACGCTGCGTGTGGATCCCGCCAACTTCAAG ATCATCAACCACAACATTCTGGTGGTGCTGGCCATGATGTTCCCTGACGACTTTACCCCTGAGGTGCACGTGTCTGTGGACAAGTTCCTCGCCAAGTTGGCCCTGGCGCTTTCCGAGAAGTACCGTTAA
- the LOC139539392 gene encoding hemoglobin subunit beta-like: MVQWTDFERGTIQSVFEKMDYDDVGPAALSRCLVVYPWTQRYFGNFGNLYNAAAIQGNPMVAAHGKTVLHGLDRAVKNMDDIKATYAELSVLHSEKLHVDPDNFRLLADCLTIVVAARMGAAFTADVQGAFQKFLAVVVSSLGRQYH; the protein is encoded by the exons ATGGTTCAGTGGACAGACTTTGAGCGCGGCACCATTCAGAGCGTCTTCGAGAAGATGGACTACGATGACGTAGGGCCCGCGGCTCTTTCCAG GTGTCTGGTTGTGTACCCCTGGACCCAGAGGTATTTCGGTAACTTTGGAAACCTGTACAACGCCGCTGCCATCCAGGGAAACCCAATGGTCGCTGCTCACGGAAAGACCGTCCTGCACGGACTGGACCGGGCTGTCAAGAACATGGATGACATCAAGGCCACCTACGCAGAGCTGAGCGTGCTGCACTCCGAGAAACTACACGTGGATCCAGACAACTTCCGG CTGCTGGCTGACTGCCTTACTATTGTTGTTGCTGCGAGAATGGGTGCTGCCTTCACCGCTGATGTCCAGGGCGCTTTCCAGAAGTTCCTGGCCGTCGTGGTGAGCTCCCTGGGCAGACAGTACCACTAG
- the LOC139539450 gene encoding hemoglobin subunit alpha-1-like: MSLTAKDKKMVKAFWAKVAGKAEDIGCDALSRTLVVYPQTKTYFSHWKDLSPGSAPVRKHGGIIMGGISLAVASIDDINAGLLALSELHAFKLRVDPANFKILSHNILVVLAILFPNDFTPEAHVSMDKFLAAVGRALSEKYR; the protein is encoded by the exons ATGAGTCTCACCGCTAAGGACAAGAAAATGGTCAAGGCCTTTTGGGCCAAGGTGGCCGGCAAGGCTGAGGACATCGGCTGCGATGCTCTGTCTAG GACGCTGGTTGTGTACCCCCAGACCAAGACCTACTTCTCCCACTGGAAGGACCTGAGCCCCGGCTCTGCCCCAGTCAGGAAGCACGGTGGGATCATCATGGGAGGCATCAGTTTAGCCGTGGCCAGCATCGACGACATCAACGCAGGTCTCCTCGCCCTCAGCGAGCTGCATGCTTTCAAGCTGCGTGTCGATCCCGCTAACTTCAAG ATCCTGTCCCACAACATCTTGGTGGTGCTGGCTATCTTGTTCCCCAATGATTTCACCCCCGAAGCTCATGTGTCCATGGACAAGTTCCTGGCCGCGGTGGGCCGGGCTCTGTCTGAGAAGTACCGATAA